A single region of the Lates calcarifer isolate ASB-BC8 linkage group LG16_LG22, TLL_Latcal_v3, whole genome shotgun sequence genome encodes:
- the chrm3a gene encoding muscarinic acetylcholine receptor M3 — protein sequence MSSNSTDPGFFLTANTSPPAAGAFPQSNALHQGGTGGVPWLVSHENDNSSSTSKLLNLTSESQNGNRTTVLDPLGGHPVWQVVLIVLLTGMLSLITIIGNILVVVSFKVNRQLKTVNNYFLLSLAVADLIIGVISMNLYTAYLVMGYWAMGNWACDLWLAIDYVASNASVMNLLVISFDRYFSITRPLTYRAKRTTKRAGIMIGLAWFVSLVLWAPAILLWQYFEGQRTVPSDECYIQFLSEPTITFCTAMAAFYLPVTIMSVLYWRIYKETQNRSKELAGLQGSGGRGGIGSRGGNGGGERTRFVHQTGSSRSCSSYELTRLSKRKSTCRELVGRFHCWPGVRSWRPGSTRQGEGDPDQSSSDSWNNNDAAVSLDHSGSSEDEDCGGREMISQSHTIFSIVLSLPGIKAAVNSQLTSCEDLDAASEEDPLRGAEYNRDSLSTVTTNTTAATTPDGANSSENSYHQRFCSRKIQSMPVIQATSNQGSLDGPPTTATTATDSTTTSTATKSPSVPMSFKEAALAKRFAARARTQITKRKRMSLVKEKKAAQTLSAILFAFIITWTPYNIMVLINAFCKGCIPETLWAVGYWLCYVNSTVNPMCYALCNKTFRTTFKMILLCRWDQKKRRKQQFQQRQSVVFHRRIPREST from the coding sequence ATGAGCTCCAACAGCACAGACCCTGGTTTCTTCCTGACTGCCAACACCTCGCCACCAGCAGCCGGAGCCTTCCCACAATCCAATGCTCTCCACCAAGGAGGAACTGGAGGAGTCCCCTGGTTGGTTTCTCATGAGAATGATAATTCCTCTTCCACCAGCAAACTCTTAAACCTCACTTCAGAATCCCAAAATGGGAACAGAACTACGGTCCTTGATCCATTGGGTGGCCACCCTGTGTGGCAGGTGGTCCTCATTGTCTTGCTGACAGGTATGCTGTCACTGATCACCATCATCGGCAACATCCTGGTAGTGGTATCCTTCAAGGTGAATCGCCAGCTAAAGACGGTCAATAACTACTTCCTGCTGAGCTTGGCTGTGGCTGACCTCATCATAGGGGTCATCTCCATGAACCTCTACACAGCTTATCTTGTGATGGGTTACTGGGCCATGGGCAACTGGGCCTGCGACCTATGGCTGGCTATAGACTATGTGGCCAGCAATGCATCAGTTATGAACCTACTGGTCATCAGCTTTGACCGCTACTTTTCAATCACCAGGCCTTTGACCTACCGGGCCAAACGGACCACAAAGCGAGCTGGGATTATGATTGGCCTCGCCTGGTTTGTTTCTCTTGTTCTGTGGGCCCCAGCCATCCTGCTGTGGCAGTATTTTGAAGGTCAAAGGACTGTACCTTCAGATGAATGCTACATTCAGTTCCTCTCAGAACCCACTATAACCTTTTGCACAGCCATGGCAGCTTTCTACCTGCCTGTGACGATAATGAGTGTTCTCTACTGGCGCATTTACAAGGAGACCCAGAACCGTTCAAAAGAGTTAGCTGGGCTGCAAGGTTCGGGGGGTCGTGGTGGAATAGGAAGCAGAGGTGGGAATGGTGGGGGTGAGAGAACTCGTTTTGTCCATCAAACAGGAAGTTCTAGAAGTTGCAGCAGCTACGAGCTGACCAGGTTGTCCAAGAGGAAGAGCACATGTCGGGAGTTGGTTGGCCGCTTCCACTGCTGGCCTGGAGTTCGTTCTTGGAGACCTGGTAGTACACGGCAAGGGGAGGGTGATCCAGATCAGAGCAGCAGCGACAGCTGGAACAACAATGATGCTGCAGTCTCGCTGGACCACTCTgggtcctcagaggatgaggACTGTGGGGGCAGAGAGATGATTTCCCAAAGTCATACCATTTTCTCCATTGTTCTTAGCCTGCCTGGTATAAAGGCTGCTGTCAACTCCCAGCTCACCTCATGTGAAGATCTGGATGCAGCCTCAGAGGAGGATCCCCTCAGGGGAGCTGAATATAACCGAGACAGTCTCTCAACAGTCACCACCAACACCACTGCCGCCACCACTCCTGATGGAGCAAACAGTTCAGAAAATAGCTACCACCAACGCTTCTGCTCACGCAAGATTCAATCAATGCCTGTCATCCAGGCTACATCTAACCAGGGCTCTCTGGACGGTCCCCCAACAACTGCTACCACTGCCACTGACAGTACCACCACCAGCACAGCTACCAAATCCCCTTCTGTCCCAATGTCCTTCAAAGAGGCAGCTCTAGCAAAGCGTTTTGCAGCCCGAGCTCGGACTCAGATCACCAAGAGGAAGCGCATGTCCTTAGTGAAGGAGAAGAAGGCAGCTCAAACTCTCAGTGCCATCCTCTTTGCTTTTATCATCACATGGACACCTTACAACATCATGGTGCTGATCAATGCTTTCTGTAAAGGTTGCATCCCGGAGACCCTGTGGGCAGTGGGATATTGGCTTTGCTATGTCAACAGCACAGTCAACCCCATGTGCTATGCACTGTGCAACAAGACTTTCCGTACAACCTTTAAGATGATACTGTTGTGTCGCTGGGaccagaaaaaaaggaggaagcaGCAGTTTCAGCAGAGGCAGTCAGTGGTCTTCCACAGGAGGATTCCCAGGGAGTCTACGTAA